A region of Ursus arctos isolate Adak ecotype North America unplaced genomic scaffold, UrsArc2.0 scaffold_31, whole genome shotgun sequence DNA encodes the following proteins:
- the MDC1 gene encoding mediator of DNA damage checkpoint protein 1 isoform X3, which yields MYPELFEPYQVRCRYWRMNMVCPRGRDTVLLVQFSRGFVKAEMEISGYNIVRRIRGGTSSLTSGDRVGTRRTPESREDSRKGLIEEVTFGLNHKVWVMEDTQAVNWEVEEEEETETPNESLGCSLEPVGRLHIFSSAHGPEKDFPLYLGKNMVGRMPDCSVTLPFSSISKQHAVIEITAWDKAPVLQDCGSLNGTQVLRPPKVLSPGVSHRLRDQELILFADLPCQYHRLNVPLPFVSRGFLTVEETPRVQGGTQPQRLLLAEDSEEEVDSPSERCVMKEPRTSSLAAVVPESDEEGPSPAPDGPGLPFAFNLDSDTDEEESQHPAAGEASLAARTGSTAETEQPKVLATEIQLEKDQCSVKERNNDTKVEKDARNEVVPLGATLERNQTAGEDSDTDMDESRPAGLHLERAQASGIIDSDTDVEEEGIPATPAVVPIKKRQIFHGVSTESPQAPALVHLQESPTGSDTDVEQSELQLAVPPERNQASVVIDSNTDDEEEVLAALTLARLKESRANTWKRDTDVEEDRAQPVALLEQSQTSAGRDSDTDVEEEGIPMEKRGTVPKCHTDKAHSEKRQSPLRDSELGVDKDKSSLGVHLERSQASATVDINTQVEEKALSGPAVTLVGKHQVPMVWTSQTDAEVEGGQAKLPVMHLEEAHPPPLGDCETDAEEGTSLAASVVADTGKCQLPAKRDAGTEWAAAVLERERALEARAQGESLVSQVEQDLLPVSRENLIDLVVDTGTSGEPIQPQREGAQTPTERERDPHGNKTKDFGDNHGDSEDLDLQATQCFVERENQSPEGALDEPWEVLATQPFCPRESEASEPQPIAAHLDAHGSCPSTPRTTPQAQHPEGPIHEEPLGIQGRGMQTVQKDMGTPREAVEGVAPERGPLNRETKNLPAGEREDMIEEEALTRGIRVLARDNQGQESDQKVKSASIKRNMESLNIEIEIPNEVQEEGIGKQTLAREIFEREAEKLVLERGGEPSGLGIEVPEVKLERGPQRGETGKGSQDQEEQASSLTSEPRAGTGDHQGLASAPGASGSQSGGAPMSPRRQQRGHVTCKMPPADKASVGDQESADACLPPAVPEASTPHQNPLLSQSQKHPVPQSFLSPSLSSLEPIPRTTQHGNQEVPETPLSSEMEPLHPKSKVRLRGSSRKTPSAISSLALEPHSTSPTDQPLSPKLTSRVTRGRTHRSSVKTPDPVVPTAPELQISTSKDQPVTSESTLQVTRSRTHRFSVKTPELVVPMVPEVQPSTSKEQPVTAELISPGRTRKSVKIPEPVVSPATRGKAHGSSVKTPKPVIPTATELQPSTSKDQSVTPEPISRVTWGRTRRSSVKIPEPTVPTVPELQPSTSKDQSITPEPTSQVAWGRTRRSSVKTPEPTVSTAPELQPSTSKDQSVITEPTSGATHSRTHRSSVKTPEPIIPTAPEVQPSIPTDQPVIPKPTSQVRTPRSAKTPDPIVPTALDLQPTTPGGQPVTPKRTSRGRTPRSSSKTPKSVVPTVPELQTSTPTDQPVTPKLTSQATRGRTQRSSIKTPEPVAPTAPEQPSISTDQPVTPEPTSRATRGRTHRSFVKIPQPTEPTAPDLESLTPTDRLVTPKAQGSQGKTLRSSTVSALPVLTNPEFQSPVPTDQPIPPEPIPQATCSRRLRATRKHGSLTAPIVCEPSSALPEPKSRSSRNQRQGAVRAVESLRTIPKPAFSQLPEAPTQATQIQNVEAAGGSELTPEPLPKAAQSRKRPLATVDKPPLQKRLQRGEVTQKTVFLKEEEEDPTERPGKEEDVVVPGPGKRKRDQAKEEPKGIPSHNLRRTKPNQESTAPKVLFTGVVDARGERAVLALGGSLASSVAEASHLVTDRVRRTVKFLCALGRGIPILSLDWLHQSRKAGCFLPPDEYVVTDPEQEENFGFSLRDALSRAQERRLLEGYEIHVTPGVQPPPPQMGEIISCCGGTVLPSMPRSYKPQRVVITCPQDFPRCSIPFRVGLPILSPEFLLTGVLKQEAKPEAFILSTLEMSSS from the exons ATGTATCCTGAGCTCTTTGAACCGTACCAGGTGCGCTGTAGGTACTGGCGAATGAATATGGTGTGCCCTAGGGGAAGAGACACAGTTCTGCTGGTCCAGTTCTCCAGAGGGTTTGTGAAGGCAGAAATGGAAATCAGTGGTTACAATATAGTGAGAAGGATTAGGGGAGGTACAAGTTCACTGACCAGTGGGGACCGTGTGGGTACACGAAGAACACCAGAAAGCAGGGAAGATTCCAGGAAAGGCCTTattgaggaagtgacatttggaCTGAATCATAAAGTATGG GTCATGGAGGACACCCAGGCTGTTAACTGGGAGgttgaagaagaggaggagacagagacacCCAATGAATCCTTGGGGTGTAGCTTGGAGCCTGTAGGGCGATTGCATATCTTCAGTAGTGCCCATGGACCAGAAAAAG ATTTCCCCCTATATCTCGGGAAGAATATGGTGGGCCGAATGCCTGATTGCTCTGTGACCCTGCCCTTTTCATCCATCTCCAAACAACATGCAGTGATTGAAATCACAGCTTGGGACAAGGCACCTGTCCTCCAAGATTGTGGCAGCCTCAATGGTACTCAAGTCCTAAGGCCTCCTAAGGTCCTAAGCCCAGGGGTGAGTCATCGGCTAAGGGACCAGGAGTTGATTCTCTTTGCTGACTTGCCCTGCCAGTACCATCGCCTGAATGTCCCTCTGCCCTTTGTTTCCCGGGGCTTTCTAACTGTAGAAGAGACACCCAGGGTACAGGGAGGAACTCAACCACAGAGGCTCCTGTTGGCTGAGGACTCGGAGGAGGAAGTAG ATTCTCCTTCTGAAAGGTGTGTGATGAAAGAACCAAGGACCTCCTCTTTGGCAGCAGTAGTTCCAGAGAG TGATGAAGAGGGGCCTTCTCCTGCCCCAGACGGTCCTGGGCTACCATTTGCCTTCAACCTGGACAGTGACACAGATGAGGAAGAAAGTCAGCATCCAGCAGCAGGAGAGGCCTCCTTGGCTGCCAGAACAGGCTCCACTGCAGAGACAGAACAGCCTAAAGTTCTGGCAACTGAAATCCAGCTTGAAAAGGATCAGTGTTCAGTGAAGGAGAGGAACAATGACACAAAAGTTGAGAAGGATGCAAGGAATGAAGTGGTCCCACTTGGGGCCACTCTGGAGAGAAATCAAACTGCTGGGGAGGACAGTGACACAGATATGGATGAGAGCAGGCCTGCTGGGCTCCATTTGGAAAGGGCCCAGGCTTCTGGCATCATAGACAGTGATACTGATGTGGAAGAAGAAGGGATCCCTGCAACCCCAGCTGTAGTTCCTATAAAGAAGAGGCAAATCTTTCATGGAGTTAGTACAGAGAGTCCTCAGGCACCTGCTTTGGTACATCTACAGGAGAGCCCAACTGGTAGTGATACGGATGTGGAGCAAAGTGAGCTCCAACTGGCAGTCCCTCCAGAGAGAAACCAAGCCTCCGTCGTGATTGACAGCAATACAGATGACGAGGAAGAAGTCTTAGCAGCGCTCACTTTGGCACGTCTGAAAGAGAGCCGAGCCAATACATGGAAGAGAGATACAGATGTGGAAGAGGACAGGGCCCAACCTGTGGCCCTTCTGGAGCAAAGCCAAACCTCTGCTGGGAGAGACAGTGACACAGacgtggaggaggaggggatcCCAATGGAAAAGAGAGGAACTGTTCCCAAGTGTCATACAGATAAGGCACATTCAGAAAAGAGGCAGTCTCCTCTCCGAGACAGTGAACTAGGGGTGGACAAAGATAAGAGCTCACTTGGGGTCCACCTGGAGAGAAGCCAGGCCTCTGCCACAGTGGACATCAACACACAAGTGGAGGAGAAGGCCCTGTCAGGGCCAGCTGTTACACTTGTGGGGAAGCATCAGGTGCCTATGGTATGGACAAGCCAAACAGATGCGGAAGTAGAAGGGGGCCAAGCAAAGCTGCCTGTGATGCATCTAGAGGAAGCCCACCCTCCTCCACTTGGGGACTGTGAGACAGATGCAGAAGAGGGCACATCCTTAGCAGCCTCAGTGGTGGCAGATACAGGAAAGTGCCAGCTTCCGGCAAAAAGGGATGCTGGGACAGAATGGGCTGCAGCTGTTCTTGAGCGGGAGAGAGCTCTTGAGGCAAGGGCCCAGGGTGAGTCCCTTGTGTCACAGGTGGAGCAggatcttctccctgtgtccagGGAGAACCTTATAGATCTGGTGGTGGACACAGGCACTTCAGGGGAACCCATCCagccacagagagagggagcccaGACCcccacagaaagggagagagacccaCATGGGAATAAGACCAAGGACTTTGGGGACAACCATGGTG ATTCTGAAGACCTGGACCTACAGGCTACCCAGTGCtttgtggagagagagaatcagagcCCAGAAG GTGCCCTGGATGAGCCGTGGGAAGTCTTGGCAACACAGCCATTCTGTCCGAGAGAGTCTGAGGCCTCTGAGCCCCAGCCCATTGCCGCCCACCTTGATGCCCATGGATCTTGCCCCTCTACACCTAGGACAACACCACAAGCCCAACATCCAGAGGGCCCAATTCATGAAGAGCCACTGGGGATTCAAGGCAGAGGGATGCAGACTGTGCAGAAAGACATGGGTACACCAAGAGAAGCAGTAGAGGGGGTGGCCCCTGAGAGAGGACCATTGAACAGGGAAACCAAGAACCtgccagcaggagagagagaagatatgATAGAAGAAGAAGCTTTAACCAGAGGGATACGGGTGTTAGCTAGAGATAATCAGGGACAAGAGTCTGACCAAAAGGTGAAAAGTGCAAGTATTAAAAGGAATATGGAGAGTTTAAACATAGAAATTGAGATACCCAACGAAGTACAAGAGGAAGGGATAGGAAAGCAGACTCTTGCAAgagaaatatttgagagagaagcagagaaactaGTACTAGAGAGAGGGGGTGAGCCAAGCGGATTAGGCATCGAGGTACCAGAAGTAAAGCTGGAGAGAGGCCCACAGAGAGGGGAAACAGGGAAGGGAAGCCAGGACCAGGAAGAGCAGGCTTCCAGTTTAACATCGGAGCCTAGAGCAGGGACAGGGGACCATCAGGGACTTGCTTCAGCCCCAGGAGCTTCTGGGAGCCAGTCAGGTGGAGCCCCAATGAGCCCCAGGAGGCAACAGAGAG GCCACGTGACTTGCAAGATGCCACCTGCTGACAAGGCCTCTGTG GGTGATCAGGAATCCGCAGATGCTTGTCTGCCTCCTGCAGTGCCTGAAGCCTCAACCCCACACCAGAACCCCCTTCTCTCTCAGAGTCAAAAACATCCTGTGCCCcagtccttcctttctccttctctatctTCTTTAGAGCCCATTCCCAGGACCACACAACATGGGAATCAGGAAGTTCCAGAGACTCCCTTGTCATCAGAGATGGAGCCTCTCCACCCAAAATCCAAAGTCAGGCTCCGAGGGTCTTCCAGGAAGACACCCTCCGCAATTTCTTCTTTAGCCCTTGAACCTCATTCTACCAGCCCCACAGACCAGCCCCTCAGTCCCAAGCTCACATCTCGGGTCACTCGGGGCAGGACACATAGGTCCTCTGTCAAGACCCCTGATCCAGTTGTCCCCACAGCCCCTGAGCTCCAGATTTCCACCTCCAAAGACCAGCCTGTCACCTCTGAGTCCACATTGCAGGTCACTCGGAGTAGGACACATAGGTTCTCTGTCAAGACCCCTGAACTGGTTGTTCCTATGGTCCCTGAAGTCCAGCCTTCCACCTCCAAAGAGCAGCCTGTCACTGCTGAGCTCATATCTCCGGGCAGGACCCGTAAATCTGTCAAGATCCCTGAACCAGTTGTCTCCCCAGCCACTCGGGGCAAGGCACATGGGTCCTCTGTCAAGACTCCCAAACCAGTTATCCCTACAGCCACTGAGCTCCAGCCTTCTACTTCCAAAGACCAGTCTGTCACCCCTGAGCCCATATCTCGGGTCACTTGGGGCAGGACTCGTAGGTCCTCTGTCAAGATTCCTGAACCAACTGTCCCCACAGTCCCTGAACTCCAGCCTTCCACCTCCAAGGACCAGTCTATCACCCCTGAGCCCACATCTCAGGTCGCTTGGGGCAGGACACGTAGGTCCTCTGTCAAGACTCCTGAACCAACTGTCTCCACAGCCCCTGAACTCCAGCCTTCCACCTCCAAAGACCAGTCTGTCATCACTGAACCCACATCTGGGGCCACTCACAGCAGGACACATAGGTCTTCTGTCAAGACTCCTGAGCCAATTATCCCAACAGCTCCTGAAGTCCAGCCTTCTATCCCCACAGACCAGCCTGTCATCCCCAAACCCACATCTCAGGTCAGGACACCCAGGTCTGCTAAGACCCCTGATCCAATTGTCCCCACAGCCCTTGACCTCCAGCCTACCACCCCCGGAGGCCAGCCTGTCACCCCCAAACGTACATCTCGGGGCAGGACACCTAGGTCTTCTAGCAAGACCCCCAAATCAGTTGTCCCCACGGTCCCTGAGCTCCAGACTTCCACCCCCACAGACCAGCCTGTCACCCCCAAACTCACATCTCAGGCAACTCGGGGCAGGACACAAAGGTCCTCTATCAAGACCCCTGAGCCAGTTGCCCCCACAGCGCCTGAACAGCCTTCCATCTCCACAGATCAGCCTGTCACTCCTGAGCCCACATCTCGGGCCACTCGGGGCAGGACACATAGGTCCTTTGTCAAGATCCCCCAGCCAACTGAACCCACAGCCCCTGACCTTGAATCTCTCACCCCCACAGATCGGCTGGTCACCCCCAAGGCTCAGGGTAGTCAGGGTAAGACACTAAGGTCTTCTACAGTAAGTGCTCTGCCAGTTCTTACCAACCCTGAATTCCAGTCTCCTGTTCCCACAGACCAGCCTATTCCCCCTGAGCCCATCCCTCAAGCCACTTGCAGCAGGAGGCTGAGGGCCACTAGGAAGCATGGATCCCTCACAGCTCCCATTGTCTGTGAGCCCTCCTCTGCACTCCCTGAACCTAAATCTCGGTCCTCAAGGAACCAAAGACAAGGAGCAGTGAGAGCAGTTGAGTCCCTCAGGACCATTCCCAAGCCTGCCTTTTCCCAGCTTCCTGAGGCCCCCACTCAGGCTACCCAGATCCAAAATGTAGAGGCAGCAGGCGGATCTGAGCTCACCCCAGAGCCCCTGCCTAAGGCCGCTCAGAGTCGCAAGAGGCCTTTGGCTACTGTGGATAAACCCCCACTTCAAAAACGGCTCCAAAGAGGAGAAGTCACCCAGAAGACAGTGTTCctcaaagaagaggaagaagatccaacggagaggccagggaaggaggag GATGTAGTGGTTCCAGGACcaggcaagagaaagagagaccaagcAAAGGAGGAGCCCAAGGGAATCCCAAGCCATAACCTTCGACGGACCAAACCTAACCAAGAGTCCACGGCCCCCAAA GTACTCTTCACAGGAGTGGTGGATGCCCGTGGAGAGCGGGCAGTGCTGGCCCTGGGGGGAAGTCTGGCTAGCTCCGTGGCAGAGGCTTCCCACCTGGTAACTGATCGAGTCCGACGCACGGTCAAGTTCCTCTGTGCCCTGGGGCGGGGGATCCCCATCCTCTCCTTGGACTGGCTGCACCAG TCCCGCAAGGCTGGTTGCTTCTTGCCCCCGGATGAATATGTGGTGACTGATCCTGAGCAGGAGGAGAACTTTGGCTTCAGCCTTCGAGATGCCCTGAGCCGGGCTCAGGAGCgaaggttgctggag GGCTATGAAATCCACGTGACCCCAGGAGTCCAGCCACCACCACCTCAGATGGGAGAGATCATCAGCTGCTGTGGAGGCACCGTACTACCCAGCATGCCCCGGTCCTATAAG cctcaAAGAGTTGTGATTACATGCCCCCAGGACTTCCCTCGATGCTCTATTCCATTTCGGGTTGGGCTGCCCATCCTCTCACCTGAGTTCCTGCTGACAGGAGTGCTGAAGCAGGAAGCCAAGCCAGAGGCCTTCATCCTGTCCACTTTGGAAATGTCATCCTCCTGA